From the Vulpes lagopus strain Blue_001 chromosome 22, ASM1834538v1, whole genome shotgun sequence genome, one window contains:
- the ICOS gene encoding inducible T-cell costimulator isoform X1 yields the protein MKSDLWYFLLFCFQVEALTGEINDSTKSEMFTFHDGGVQILCKFNAIVSQYKMELLKGTEVLCDLTTTKENGNTVSKNPKFCQSQSSSDGVSFFLYNLDSSHASYYACQLSIFDPPPFQRKNISREYLNVYESQTCCQLKFWLPIGCAAFVVVYIFGCVFLCWLTKKKYRSSVHDPNSEYMFMAAVNTAKKPGLTGVTHNLELCGTQA from the exons GAGAAATCAATGATTCTACCAAGTCTGAGATGTTTACATTTCACGATGGAGGTGTACAAATTTTATGCAAATTCAATGCGATTGTCTCGCAATATAAAATGGAGTtgctgaaagggacagaagtACTCTGTGATCTCACTAcgacaaaggaaaatggaaacacagtGTCCAAGAATCCGAAATTCTGTCAATCTCAGTCATCCAGTGATGGTGTCTCCTTTTTTCTGTATAACTTGGACAGTTCTCATGCCAGCTACTATGCCTGCCAACTGTCAATTTTTGATCCTCCTccttttcagagaaaaaatattagcagagaatatttgaatgtttatg AATCACAGACTTGCTGCCAACTGAAGTTCTGGTTACCCATAGGATGTGCAGCTTTTGTTGTAGTCTATATTTTTGGATGCGTATTTCTCTGTTGGCTTACAAAAAAG aaatatcGATCCAGTGTGCATGACCCTAACAGTGAATACATGTTCATGGCAGCAGTGAATACAGCCAAAAAACCTGGACTCACAG GTGTGACTCATAATTTGGAACTCTGTGGCACCCAGGCATGA
- the ICOS gene encoding inducible T-cell costimulator isoform X2, translating to MFTFHDGGVQILCKFNAIVSQYKMELLKGTEVLCDLTTTKENGNTVSKNPKFCQSQSSSDGVSFFLYNLDSSHASYYACQLSIFDPPPFQRKNISREYLNVYESQTCCQLKFWLPIGCAAFVVVYIFGCVFLCWLTKKKYRSSVHDPNSEYMFMAAVNTAKKPGLTGVTHNLELCGTQA from the exons ATGTTTACATTTCACGATGGAGGTGTACAAATTTTATGCAAATTCAATGCGATTGTCTCGCAATATAAAATGGAGTtgctgaaagggacagaagtACTCTGTGATCTCACTAcgacaaaggaaaatggaaacacagtGTCCAAGAATCCGAAATTCTGTCAATCTCAGTCATCCAGTGATGGTGTCTCCTTTTTTCTGTATAACTTGGACAGTTCTCATGCCAGCTACTATGCCTGCCAACTGTCAATTTTTGATCCTCCTccttttcagagaaaaaatattagcagagaatatttgaatgtttatg AATCACAGACTTGCTGCCAACTGAAGTTCTGGTTACCCATAGGATGTGCAGCTTTTGTTGTAGTCTATATTTTTGGATGCGTATTTCTCTGTTGGCTTACAAAAAAG aaatatcGATCCAGTGTGCATGACCCTAACAGTGAATACATGTTCATGGCAGCAGTGAATACAGCCAAAAAACCTGGACTCACAG GTGTGACTCATAATTTGGAACTCTGTGGCACCCAGGCATGA